The bacterium sequence AAAGGAGAATCTTAACTTTATTTTTTTACCACAATAGGATGAAAGGTCAAAGCTCTCCTGATGCCAATCTGAATAAGAAAGACCCTTACAATCATTGTAAAATATCTGATTCCAGGAACTTCCATCAAAAACCTCTACTTTCATATTGTCATAGGAGCCCCAAGGATAAAATTCATGTTGCCACCAAGTCCAGAAAGAGAGTTCGGCAAATTGTGCAGAAGATAGGTCTATTTCGGGTGATACAATATACCCTGCGTTTCTTCCGATATCATAGTTTATTCCATTGTTATAAGCAAAGCTGTATGGTCCAGAATGAGACCTTTTTGTCTCTAAGTGCCAGAGGCCAGTTGCCTGCCAGTCATTAGCGCTACCGTCATCGAAGTTGTCGAAGAAGCCCCCTTTATTCTTGACCTCTACAGTAACCCTTTGAATATTTGAATCCTTTCCATCGGTAGCAGTAAGCTTGAGGGTATATGTCCCATTGGTTAATTTTGTTGTATCCCAAGTACCCAATATTCCATTGTCTATTAAGCTACTTAAGGTTATAATTGTATTCCATTTGCTTGGGTTTTCTCCCTCTCCATATTCTATAGTATAGGATGAAAGCTTGGATAACAAGGTCTTTCCATCAACACTAATGTTATCCTTTGCACTTCCTTTTATTTCTATCTTTCCAGCTACTTTCTGGTTTAGGATGGGAGATGTAATATTTGCCGCAGGAAAGGCTGATTCATCATAGAGATAGTCCATTATCCACAAGTCCCAATTATCATTTTTGTCAATGTTTAAAAGTATCTTTGTTCCATCTGGTGAGAAACCATAAGGAGATTCATTCTCAGGTGATTCGGTAAGACGCCTTAATTGAGCTTCTTGGTCATTGATCACCCCTTTTATGTTCTCTATAACAAAGAGGTCAAGATTGAGACTACTCGTTATGCCTTTGTGATCAAAGGCTTTCTTGGAAAAAGATTCTTTTAAAGCCATATATTTAGAATAGGGAAGGTTGTAGAAATCAAGCAAGCTGATACCTTTTTTAGGGGTATCTCTGGTTGAGGCAAGGAGAAATTTCTCTTGGTCGGGTGAGAATCCTCCCATATCATCACACCCAGGATAGTTGCTTATATTCACCAGATCAGGAGAGGCATCTTTTTTGATCACATCATCTATATTGGTTATCATCCATACCTCACTGTCTGCGGTCAACCAGTACCCATCTCCTGTTTTGATAAAAACCATCCTTTTGGCATCAGGCGACCAGAGAGGATAGATAACATTGCCCAGGCCTGGATCTATTATCTTAAATGAGCAATCAGCCCCATCATTTATCACATCATAAGCATTGGTCAAGATCCATATCTTGAATGCCTCACCAAGATTGGCGGCATTGAAGGTAACCATTCTGCCATCTGGTGACCAGGATGGAAACTGATTATAGTTCTTTCCAGTATCGCTCAGTTTGACAAAGATAGGTTCTTCTCCTTTTTCAATTACTCCATTTATATTCTTCATCACATAGATATCGAAGCCAGAGACAGATGTGTTAAAATCTCGATGGGGAGAGAAGAGCAACATCTTCCCATCAGGAGAGAACGATGGGTTGTATCCGTCATCGAGTATCTTCTTCTTATTCTGACCATCCTTATCCATCACCCACATCTGGAAATGTGGGTAGTATGAGGTAAATACGATTTTTTCTCCATCTGGTGACCAATGACCGTCTATATCATAGGTTGGCTCTGTGGTTAATTGTTTCATATAAGATTTCTCTATTTTCAATACTATCTGGGCTGTCGCAGGGTTGTCGGCATTATCCTTTGCTGTAATAGTCAAGCTCTTTGTTCCAAGGGATACAGAATTGGGAATGGTATAGGTGTAGGTATATGTTCCATTTCCCGAGCCAGACATTTCTTGATTGGATAAGCCACCAATTGGGGTAAGGTCAATGGTAACCGAGCCAATTCCACTTGTCTCATCAACCACATAGGCTTCTAGTTTTACGGATTGGCCTGGGCTTACCGAATCGGGAGAGGCTTTGGGATTGGTAATGACCGGAGGGGTTATATCAACAAAAAATGTTATTGTTGCTGGTGTTTGGTCTATATTTCCTGCCATATCTTTAGATTTAACATAGAATGTGTAAGTTCCTTGAGCAAGATTTGGATAAAAAGCGCTAGTTATACCCGTATAATCAGACCAAAGACCTTGGTTTAACCTATATGAATACATAAGCTTATCCTGGGGACAGAGGTTATCTTTTCCTTCACAAATGAAGGTTGCACTAGGAGAACCATCTCTTTCCTTAAATATTGTCGAGCCTTGGAAGAAGGCGGTGATAAATGTATCGGGTGGGGTAAAATCAATGGTTATCCCATCAGAATATCCTGGCTCACTCCATAACCCAACCCCATTCTTTGCTTTTACCGTGAAGTAATAAGTTCTGCCTTCTGTCAGATTTAAATCCCTTTCGGTTATAGAGGTAGCTAATCCTGCTGATTTCCAATTGACTACATCTGTTCTTCCTATGGTTGTTCCAATGCAATATTGATATTCTGCTATCCTTGTCTCTGGATCAGAAGATAACCAATAAACACAAAGCTGGGTAGTATTTGTGGTATACTCCCCTGAATCTTTTATACTTGGTGTAGCAGGAGGCGTATCGACAAATAAAATTATTCCTGCTGTACTTGAACTTCCCTTTTTATCCTTTGCGGTTATATTTAAGGTTTTTGTTCCGGGTAATGTATTTGTTGAGACTATAGTTTGGTAAGTATAAAGCCCATTATCCCCAGACATCGCTTGATTAGATAAACCACCAATGGGTGAAAGGTCAATAATAACTAAGGCAACACCACTTACATCATCGGTTATCCGAGCGGTTAAAGTCACAGTTTGTCCTGGGCTAACTACTTCTGGCTCTTCCTCTGGTAGAATGATATAAGGAGGGGTTGTGTCTACTGATTCTATATAGTAAATATCTTTGCAGGGGGTAAGATCTTCATTTCCTGCCCCATCTTTACTCTTTACCTCAAATGTATTGGTGCCATTAACCAACTCAAATCCTAAAGAGGTTTGGCTAATCCAGGATGACCAACTAGAATCATTAAATCTATATGAGTAATAAAGGCTGGAACTTAAATTATCTTCTCCATACCAACCATAAAAAATATAGGGTTCTATGACAAAAGTAGTGCTTATAAATGTATCAGGTGGGGTTATATCTAGGGCTATCCCATCTGAATAGCCAGGGTTAGACCATAACCCTTCTTTATTTTT is a genomic window containing:
- a CDS encoding carboxypeptidase regulatory-like domain-containing protein gives rise to the protein MKDLIKKASLGLFLTGMLIIPLSLSAIPWPVDVIPNDKECFGGAYMDYRTEGLGGAKLFHHGVDIAVNKEGGRVNYTSSNNGYIAEIYTIGDPKFYWISVEETLNGPSAWYYGHTDDFKHQDGKKWEEGLPVSKNDRLGKIVDFPGGIGLGGDHLEFGKWQNQTDEQGIHIGLLNPLQILDNYSDTRPPKFHKDWHFLSQDTGEYLKKKKLTGKVDIIVRVNDQTKDNWGQWWDDAGIYKIGYQVFNKAKTLVLSSQKILMEAKGVQPSNSLIDVVYSIGLSDNTNFCYIVTNTDNDGVIEGSDQNECLNTTDLPDGEYTIQVTAWDVALNSTSEEMDVVISNNTSLKFKVKDESGNPVYNASVVLKEYDEVIGSGTTDIDGYVIISNIPVGNYTVEISKSGFISKTETIYVETWGQTNIISDISIERPGYITGTVKDSVTGAKIKGAEVKISSGDIVYTDENGVYLATLNPGTYHLYVSKPGYVEKAEYWVVVKSAEGTYKDFLLDPYGSILGRVTNSNGNPITGVNIEAINTGLFTTTDINGNYKLGLPPGTYDIKASKYGYANQVKERIVVNPGQETLGIDFVLKDVDVTPPTIPLVIDDGIYTNNPSQLHATWSSSDPESEIVEYQYAIGSTKGGTDIVNWTSVGTMTSVTKTGLSLIEKKTYYFSVKAKNKEGLWSNPGYSDGIALDITPPDTFISTTFVIEPYIFYGWYGEDNLSSSLYYSYRFNDSSWSSWISQTSLGFELVNGTNTFEVKSKDGAGNEDLTPCKDIYYIESVDTTPPYIILPEEEPEVVSPGQTVTLTARITDDVSGVALVIIDLSPIGGLSNQAMSGDNGLYTYQTIVSTNTLPGTKTLNITAKDKKGSSSTAGIILFVDTPPATPSIKDSGEYTTNTTQLCVYWLSSDPETRIAEYQYCIGTTIGRTDVVNWKSAGLATSITERDLNLTEGRTYYFTVKAKNGVGLWSEPGYSDGITIDFTPPDTFITAFFQGSTIFKERDGSPSATFICEGKDNLCPQDKLMYSYRLNQGLWSDYTGITSAFYPNLAQGTYTFYVKSKDMAGNIDQTPATITFFVDITPPVITNPKASPDSVSPGQSVKLEAYVVDETSGIGSVTIDLTPIGGLSNQEMSGSGNGTYTYTYTIPNSVSLGTKSLTITAKDNADNPATAQIVLKIEKSYMKQLTTEPTYDIDGHWSPDGEKIVFTSYYPHFQMWVMDKDGQNKKKILDDGYNPSFSPDGKMLLFSPHRDFNTSVSGFDIYVMKNINGVIEKGEEPIFVKLSDTGKNYNQFPSWSPDGRMVTFNAANLGEAFKIWILTNAYDVINDGADCSFKIIDPGLGNVIYPLWSPDAKRMVFIKTGDGYWLTADSEVWMITNIDDVIKKDASPDLVNISNYPGCDDMGGFSPDQEKFLLASTRDTPKKGISLLDFYNLPYSKYMALKESFSKKAFDHKGITSSLNLDLFVIENIKGVINDQEAQLRRLTESPENESPYGFSPDGTKILLNIDKNDNWDLWIMDYLYDESAFPAANITSPILNQKVAGKIEIKGSAKDNISVDGKTLLSKLSSYTIEYGEGENPSKWNTIITLSSLIDNGILGTWDTTKLTNGTYTLKLTATDGKDSNIQRVTVEVKNKGGFFDNFDDGSANDWQATGLWHLETKRSHSGPYSFAYNNGINYDIGRNAGYIVSPEIDLSSAQFAELSFWTWWQHEFYPWGSYDNMKVEVFDGSSWNQIFYNDCKGLSYSDWHQESFDLSSYCGKKIKLRFSFDTVDSLYNKYEGWYIDDIEVRESPPPPSNNYKEDFDDGNTEGWALDGLWHISDKRQDTPRFSIVYNNGTDYNVGRTYGSAISPIIDLRNCNNASLSFKSWYETEDTWTYWDRKIVYISSEDSSYTNWTQISQVYGTMRQWIGYQVDLTPYCKKRIKLKFFFDSVDGLYNNYEGWYVDSIKIEDKKTKSILKVKEKKIYSIFERNSSGLNPIDSLPSFDELMAEAMLLVKEKEAKREEKQNPPVILSFNPAQAYSLPEDIIESEILVKNPNNLMGAEITIKYDSERIEILEVKEGNLLSNPKGYFMLDKGILKVQVLSLKEGANKDGCLLKIKFKINKPPLKIVIAKANLKDSLNHPLDFETGDISIEEAILSSELFPSFPNPAKDGLWIPFNLAKNANVEVNIFNILGQKIRTI